One Diospyros lotus cultivar Yz01 chromosome 1, ASM1463336v1, whole genome shotgun sequence genomic window carries:
- the LOC127795359 gene encoding protein SMALL AUXIN UP-REGULATED RNA 12-like, producing MAIRKSSKLPQAPILKQILKRCSSLGKKQGYDGDGDGLPMDVPKGHFPVYVGENRRRYVVPISFLSHPEFQFLLQRAEEEFGFHHDMGLTIPCEEVVFRSLTSMLR from the coding sequence ATGGCCATTAGAAAATCAAGCAAACTTCCACAAGCTCCAATCCTGAAGCAAATTCTGAAACGCTGCTCCAGCTTAGGGAAGAAGCAGGGGTACGACGGCGACGGAGACGGCCTCCCCATGGACGTCCCGAAAGGCCACTTCCCAGTCTACGTGGGAGAGAACCGAAGGCGATACGTGGTCCCCATCTCCTTCTTGAGTCACCCGGAGTTCCAGTTCCTCCTCCAACGCGCCGAAGAAGAGTTCGGCTTCCACCACGATATGGGCCTCACTATTCCCTGCGAAGAAGTGGTTTTCCGCTCCCTAACCTCCATGCTCCGGTAG